The window GCATCACGCTGCATGGTTTCGCGATCGAGCACTACGCCAAACAGACGGGCCCGGTAATCGAGCTCGCGAATTTGTAGTTGCAGGCGCCCGTGATCGTCGTTCACGGCTATCAGGTAGATCTTGTCGATCCCTGCTTCGCCGGGAATGGCGTTTTGAACTTGCTCCACCTTCAAGCCATTGAGGTCGCCCCTCATCTGCGTGGCGAGCACGTCCGGCGCGCGATCGACCTTTGTATTCCACACCGGGCCGAACGTCGTTTCCGCCCGGCCGAGCAAAACGGTGCGCAGTTGCGCGATTTGCGCGTCGTTCCAAGTCGGATCGTCCGGCAACGCAAGCCAGATGCGAACTTCGTAGGGAGTGAACTCCCAAGCCGCCTGAGCAAAGGCCGACGAAGACGAACTAACGATCACGAGCAGCAACAGCGCGCACCACTGCAGGCCTGAGAACAGGTTACGGAGCATCGTGCTGTGGAGTAACCTCGTCATCTAATTCCTTGCCGCCAGTCGCGCTGCGGGTTGCCACTGCTGAACGTTCTGATAGAGCGTCACGCGATTCGATTCGAGGCCCGTGAAGCCTGCGCGGAACGCGTAGTAGTCGTAGGTTTGCCAGAGCGGAATCACCGAGACGTCTTCGTGAACAAGCTGATGAAGTTGCTGCATCCGCTGACGAACCTGTTGCCAGTTGGTCGCTGTTTCGGCTTGTTTGATCGCCAGGCGAATGTACGAATTGTCGGTCGGCGAGAGCCCTTCTTCACCGAAGATGCGGGCCGCGTCGATGATTGGTTCCCAAGCCGCCGCTTGCACGTAAGTCAGGTCGCATTTTTTCTTCGGGTCAGAAAACACACCAAGCGGAAACTCTTTCAATTGCACTTCGATGCCAACCACTTTCCACTGCTGCACGAGAGCTCGGCAGGCCAGGCGACTTCCTTCGTCGGCAGGATGGCCGAGCACAATCGGCCGCCACTTGGCGACTTCGGCCATCTTCTTTTCCGCTTCGACTTTCAGTTGACGCTGCGTCAGCACTTTCAAAATCAGCGCCAGGCGCGGATCGTAATCGCGGGGGGCAATCGAATCGTCGTAGCCGTAAGCAATGTTGTTGGCCGTGCCGCTCGGCGCCGGAAAAACATTGCTGACGACGCGCCAACCGGGCAATGTCTTTCCCTTGAGGAAGCCTTGCTGCAGGATGGCGTTGCGGTCGGTGGAGTAGAGCAACGCCCGGCGGAACGTGCGGTTCGCTAGGTAGGGATGCTCGCGATTGATGACCAGGAAGTGAGTGGTCGGCGCCGAGTATTGCTTGACGACAACGTTCGAATCGAGCGAGAGGGCCGCGATGTCGGAGGAATAAACTTGATCGATGACATCGATTTCGCCCCGCTTGAGCGCGAGAATCGCTCGCTGAGGATCATCGAAATAACGTTCGACCACTTCAGCCGGTTGACCAGGAATGACAAACGGCGAGCGATCGTTTTTAGCAAAGCGATTGGCGGCCGCATCGGCGGAGAATAATTGGAATGGTCCAAATCCCTTGCCGCTCGCGCTTTCAATGGTCGTAGGGAGCGCATCGACCTGCAGAAGTGCTTCGGGCAAAACGTGCGGCAGACGCAAATCAACCTGGGCTTGATTGCCTTGCTTAACCTGCACGGCGGAAACCAACCGCGACCACGCCGCCTGGTAATCGGCGTTGTGAGGATCGGCGAGTTGCAGCAATCGCTGCGAAACATCGAAGGCCGTCAGCTTGGCGGGTGGTTTCACCTCGAGCGTGAAACTCGTGCCGTCGTCGCTGCGGGTGAAGCTGCCGTAAGGGCTCGAATATTTGCCACCTTCCGGACCCATGCCAGAGAAATCCATCAGTTGCCGCTGCACCAATCGCCCCGCGCGACGTGCGGCAGGATCGATCAAGCTCCGCGAATCGAACGCCTTGGCAGGCTGCGAAACGGCGACGATCACCAACGGGTATCGCCGCGACATTTCGGTGATGAGCTGTTCGCCGCCGGGTACCTGCGGCCAAATGTTTTTCATCCGCGTCGACGCATCGTACGCTTCGACGTATTTTTGTTCGGCGAGAAAGCTCTGCGCCTTGTCACGCTCAGTCGCGGCGAGCTCCGACATTTGTGTGACCCACTTCGTGGCAAACGGCTCGTTGGCCGCGTTGTAGGTTCGCACCAATCGCTCGAGCAGAATGCGGGCCGACCGGTAGTCATTTTTGGCGACATACACGCCGATCAGATTGTCGGCCATGCTGCTGAGGCTTTGCATGACTGTTGGCGCCGCTTCGCTCGCGCGGAAATTCGGATTGAGCGTATAGAGCTCTTCCAGAATACCGAGGGCCTCGGCGTAGTTTTTTTGCCGATAGCCGAAGATGGCCGCCGCAAACATATATCGCTGCCGGGCGTCGTCGAGCCCTTCGGTCTTGGGATAGTTGTCGAGCAGAAAGACAAAGTAGTCGAAGGCTTCGTCAATCTTGCCGGCGGCGGTCAGCTTGTTCGCCTCTTCGAGCACGATGTTCTCGAAAAGCTCGACTTTCTTGATGTTCTGCCACAGGATGTCGTAATCCTTGCCATCCTCGATCAGCTTGACGCGCAGTTTTTCGCTCGGCTTGGGCTTGGCCGGGACGCGACGATTGGGGAAGGGAATCGTGCGGACGCGCAGTACGGCGTTTTCGTTGGCTTCGTCGAGCGTGAGGCGATCGAAGAAATCGCCTTCGAAAATACGCTGCGGCGGCGCCGGCTGTTGGGCAAAACTGATGGTCGTTGCGCACCACAGCCAGGCAACCGCGAACGCGGTGCTGAGCATGAAAGGCAACAGGACTTTTCGACGATCTGGCATCGAGCGAAATTTCGTAGTTGGAAAAAATCAGGGCGAAGCTTGCGGCGGCGTGACGACATGCAACACGCCATCGCGACCACCTACCAAAAGTCTGCCGGAGAAAGGAGAAACAACGTCACCCAAGGGCTCGCCGGCGTCAACTGCGGCAAGCTCCTTGCCATCGCTCGCGCTGAGCCGTGCGAGAGCGCCGCTGGCGTGCAGCAGCAGTAAGTCGTTGTCGAGTTGTTGCGGACGTCCCATCAGCGGACCGCGGGCGAGATCTAATTGCCATGCCTGGCGATCTGCCGCGATAGCGAGCAGTTTGCGTTCCTGCAGTTCGACAAACACATGGCTGCCGACTGCAAATGGCCCCGCTCGATAGCGGCCGCCAAGAGGCAGTTTCGCACCCAGTGCAAGATTACCGGCTTGGAGAAGTTGCAACACATCACCGCTCCCTTCGCGGACGACTGCGTAGACAAAATCTCCCGCCGTGGCGATGGGCGAGATCAAATCTCCCTCGACGCGAGCTTCGGCTTCTTTGTTCAAAGCCGCCTGGCCGCCTTCCTTCAAACCGACTCGATAAACGGTCTGCTTACCGTCGCCGATCACCAGGGCGCGATCGCCAGTCAGAACGGCTGGTTCGTTCCAGGTCATGCGTGCGCCGGGTGCGAGAGCGGGTTGAAATGGATTGGCACTTCGCTGGCCGGTGGTGGGATTGATGAGTTCCAGCAGGCCTGTCGAGAGTGGCAGGGCGAGACTCTGTTTGAATTGCACTGCCGGCGCGATTAGGTCGCGCACCGTGGGACCAAGATCGGTCATACGGACGCGATCGCCGGCCTGCGCTGGATCGTAGAACAATCCAAACGACTTGCCGCCGCCACTCAATGCCAACCAACGGCCATCGGCTCCCTGCCGCGCGGTGCGGAAACTGACGATGCCTGCGCCGGGAGGGGGCGTGAAAATCGGCTTGTCGTAGTAACCCGCGCTTAATTCCGTGCCGGGGACTTCAAAGACTCGCCCAGCGCTGTTGAGAGCGATGAATCGCTTCTTTTCCATATCCGCAGCCAGGCCGATCAACGGCGCGGCGAGTTGCGTAACCCAAATGCTTTTGCCATCGCCAGCCTGGCAGGCCTCGACGAGAACGGCAGCCGAATTAGGACGGCGGCGAATGTGGAGTAGCGTATCGGCGTGAATCTGCGGAGCGGCGAGGAATGCGTCGTCTTGATAGAGAGTCCACTTACGACCAAGTTGCTGCAGCGAGACTTGAATTTCAAACATCGAGCAACGATGACCGGCCAGCCACAGTCGACCGCCATCGGTTGCTTGATATAGCATCTGCGGCTTTGACTCGCTGGCCTCGATCTTGCCGACGACCTGCAACGGTTTGTCTTTGATGGCAGGATCGATTTCGAACGAATCGACCTGAGCCAAGTCCGTCACCACGCTGACTTTCTTACCGGCAACGGCGAGCGGAGTAACCACGCGTCCCTTCAGGCGGAGTGGCCGATCGACCTCACGCAGCTTCTTCTTCTCTGGATCGCGACTGACTACGCGGAGCAAGGAGAAATCATCGCCAGGACTTTCGACCATCAGGAAAAGGTCGAGGGCAAACACTGGAGGAACCAGGATCGCGCCCGCTTTGTGCCCGCTGTAAAAAGTCTCCTCGCAAGCCAGTGAATCATTGATGACAAACAGCGTTGAATGTTCACCCAGCTGATACAGCCGCGAATTGGTTCGGTCGTACGCAGGAGGTACCGAAAGCTTTTGTGGCAGAACCACTTGGCGGGCAACGTCGCCACTCGTCAGATCTACTTCGATGATCTTGCCGGCTGGCGTGGCCACGAACAGTTTGTTGACGGCAAAGGTCGGCTGAAAAAACGGTTCGCCGATTGTCAGTCGCCATTTCACATTGCCAGTCGCCGCATCAAGGCGATAAAGCTCGTGCGTCCGACTATCGCCCACCAACACATCGGCAGCAGGCTCGCGAGTAACCGGCGTGGGAGTGAATTGCGTTTCATGACCGACGTAGCGCCGCCACAGCACCTTGCCGGTCGCGAGATCGAGGCCGTAGACAGCTCCTTCGACAGTGACGAACACAGGCTGACTGGCAGGCGCCGTTCCTGTGCCGGGCTGACGACTGGCGAGGATGATGCGCTGCATCACCGGGCGAGGATCATCTTTGGCGGCAGTGATCACCGTCTCTGAGATCCGCACCGCTTGCCGTTCGCGCTCGCTGATCGCAAGGGTCGATTCGATGAGCTGCGGATGGATTTCCAAACCAGGAAAGCGACGCACCAAGTCGGTGCGGACCTGATAACAATCCGCCGTTTTGCCGTCGGCGAGGTGCTTGGTAATATCGGCCAAGCCGACTTGCAATTCCTTTTCTTGATCGATACTGCGGCGGGCAGCCGACAGTTTATCGAGGATATTGGCGATGCGCCCTTCCAGATTCTTCCGCTGAGCACTGGGGAGATACGACGGATTGTTGACGAGCACCATCGAATCGTCGGCGAGCTTGGTGAGATCAACCTTGCGGGCCACTTGATCGGTGGCTTTGGCCTGCTCGGCAAAACCATCGGCAATTTCAGGCAGGATAGTGGCCAGTTGATCGCGCACATCGGCGAAGGCCGCTTCGCGCTCGATCTTCGGCAGCACTTCTTGAGTCGTCTTCAGCGCCGAGCGGGGATCCTTCGCAGAGTTACTGCTGGCCTGACGAATCTCCGACATACCGCGCATCACGCGGGCCTGGCTGATGAGCGGATCCTTCGGATAGGACTCGATGAACTTGTCGAAGGCCGCCATTGCTGCGACGTACTGGCCGCTCTTGAAGTCTTCGTCCGCTTTACGGAAGACTTCGGCCGACTTGCCGCGGGTCAGCGCGTAGAGCAAAACGACAAAAGCAATGATCATGACTAGCAGGCCGCCGCCGCCAAGCAACAAGAGCGGCGAATCCCAAACGTTGGCCCGGCCTGTCTTCTTTTTGAGCTCAGGCTTACCAGGCTTCTTTTCGGCGGGCGCTGGCGCGAGTGGATTTGCAGCGGGAGGCGCCGTTGAGAAGGGATCGAGACCAGCGCCACCACCAATCGGCGAAAGCAGATCAGCCGAACCGCCCAATGAATCCAGCCCCGTCATTGGCGATAACGGAGCAAGATCCGTTAGTGGCGCCATCGGCGCGGGACCGCCGAGCGGCGTTAGCTCGGCCAAAGGCGCTGGCGCGGGAGTCGGAGCAGCTGGTCGCGGCGCGGGGGCGACTGGTTTGGCTGCAGGAGCCGGCGTGAGTGGTTCCAGCGGCGCGAGATCCATCATCGGCGCGAGCTCGGCGGGA is drawn from Anatilimnocola floriformis and contains these coding sequences:
- a CDS encoding ABC transporter substrate-binding protein, with protein sequence MPDRRKVLLPFMLSTAFAVAWLWCATTISFAQQPAPPQRIFEGDFFDRLTLDEANENAVLRVRTIPFPNRRVPAKPKPSEKLRVKLIEDGKDYDILWQNIKKVELFENIVLEEANKLTAAGKIDEAFDYFVFLLDNYPKTEGLDDARQRYMFAAAIFGYRQKNYAEALGILEELYTLNPNFRASEAAPTVMQSLSSMADNLIGVYVAKNDYRSARILLERLVRTYNAANEPFATKWVTQMSELAATERDKAQSFLAEQKYVEAYDASTRMKNIWPQVPGGEQLITEMSRRYPLVIVAVSQPAKAFDSRSLIDPAARRAGRLVQRQLMDFSGMGPEGGKYSSPYGSFTRSDDGTSFTLEVKPPAKLTAFDVSQRLLQLADPHNADYQAAWSRLVSAVQVKQGNQAQVDLRLPHVLPEALLQVDALPTTIESASGKGFGPFQLFSADAAANRFAKNDRSPFVIPGQPAEVVERYFDDPQRAILALKRGEIDVIDQVYSSDIAALSLDSNVVVKQYSAPTTHFLVINREHPYLANRTFRRALLYSTDRNAILQQGFLKGKTLPGWRVVSNVFPAPSGTANNIAYGYDDSIAPRDYDPRLALILKVLTQRQLKVEAEKKMAEVAKWRPIVLGHPADEGSRLACRALVQQWKVVGIEVQLKEFPLGVFSDPKKKCDLTYVQAAAWEPIIDAARIFGEEGLSPTDNSYIRLAIKQAETATNWQQVRQRMQQLHQLVHEDVSVIPLWQTYDYYAFRAGFTGLESNRVTLYQNVQQWQPAARLAARN
- a CDS encoding outer membrane protein assembly factor BamB family protein, whose product is MSAVKILELAEEQGLLEPQVIATLRKQVQAKPNVTAELIAKKLVDKGLLTAFQSKKLLTAALAAAPPPELDLDLDLGLDEPPPAPAPKPKSKPTPPPAPVAEEDDDVVMLEAVEPAPKPKPAPTPAPKPKAPAPKPAAPAPVDLLELAPLDMAEAPQAPAPVKKPEPPKTVPPARTEKPKPKPAPAPAELAPMMDLAPLEPLTPAPAAKPVAPAPRPAAPTPAPAPLAELTPLGGPAPMAPLTDLAPLSPMTGLDSLGGSADLLSPIGGGAGLDPFSTAPPAANPLAPAPAEKKPGKPELKKKTGRANVWDSPLLLLGGGGLLVMIIAFVVLLYALTRGKSAEVFRKADEDFKSGQYVAAMAAFDKFIESYPKDPLISQARVMRGMSEIRQASSNSAKDPRSALKTTQEVLPKIEREAAFADVRDQLATILPEIADGFAEQAKATDQVARKVDLTKLADDSMVLVNNPSYLPSAQRKNLEGRIANILDKLSAARRSIDQEKELQVGLADITKHLADGKTADCYQVRTDLVRRFPGLEIHPQLIESTLAISERERQAVRISETVITAAKDDPRPVMQRIILASRQPGTGTAPASQPVFVTVEGAVYGLDLATGKVLWRRYVGHETQFTPTPVTREPAADVLVGDSRTHELYRLDAATGNVKWRLTIGEPFFQPTFAVNKLFVATPAGKIIEVDLTSGDVARQVVLPQKLSVPPAYDRTNSRLYQLGEHSTLFVINDSLACEETFYSGHKAGAILVPPVFALDLFLMVESPGDDFSLLRVVSRDPEKKKLREVDRPLRLKGRVVTPLAVAGKKVSVVTDLAQVDSFEIDPAIKDKPLQVVGKIEASESKPQMLYQATDGGRLWLAGHRCSMFEIQVSLQQLGRKWTLYQDDAFLAAPQIHADTLLHIRRRPNSAAVLVEACQAGDGKSIWVTQLAAPLIGLAADMEKKRFIALNSAGRVFEVPGTELSAGYYDKPIFTPPPGAGIVSFRTARQGADGRWLALSGGGKSFGLFYDPAQAGDRVRMTDLGPTVRDLIAPAVQFKQSLALPLSTGLLELINPTTGQRSANPFQPALAPGARMTWNEPAVLTGDRALVIGDGKQTVYRVGLKEGGQAALNKEAEARVEGDLISPIATAGDFVYAVVREGSGDVLQLLQAGNLALGAKLPLGGRYRAGPFAVGSHVFVELQERKLLAIAADRQAWQLDLARGPLMGRPQQLDNDLLLLHASGALARLSASDGKELAAVDAGEPLGDVVSPFSGRLLVGGRDGVLHVVTPPQASP